The genomic region CGGCAATATTGGTTTTGCCGTCTTTGCCCACGCTTTGCAGCAGGTGAAACTGGTTGAACCGGATGCCTTGTTGCAGGGCATCATCCCCAGAGATTTCCACATCGGCCTCAGACCAGTACGCCTGAAGGTAAGCTTTCTGCGACTGAACCAGCCTCTCAAACCCTCCCAGTCTGGCATGGGTCAAGAGCTCTCTGGCCCGAGGAAGCAACTCTGCCTCTGGAAAATCCCTTGAGGTGAAATAAGCACCGTACTTGTGCAAAGTGACGGTCTCGTGCTCTTGAATGTCAATCTGGTAATCGTGTTCAGAGGATTGCCTCTGGCCTTGCAAACTGCTACTGAAATCAGACGCCTGCAACTGGTGGTCGATGGCACTCACCAGTCCAAAACCACTGTTGCGGGTTTTGTGAACCAGAGCCGAAAAGTCCTGATCCTGCACCACTTCCTGAAGCATCAATGGAGGCGCACTGACATGGGAACCCACTCTGGGGTCATCTCCTGCTGCGAGGTGGCGCACTTCTCCATCCACACTGGACACCAGACGGATGGGTCCAGAGAAATTCAGGGCGGTCACCTGAAATTCCATGGCGAACAGGTGCTTGTGCTCAAAAGACACCAGTCTGCGAATCTGGATCCGCACTTTTTTACCAGAGCCTGAGGTCCAGACCACCTCACGGTGCAGCACCCCTTCGCGGAAGTCCAGAGAACGTTGATGTGTTTCAAGCGTTCCCTGAAAGACATCAAAAGCCTCGTTGTCGATCCAGAGCTGCACCCGTTTGGCATTGGGCACATTCAACATGAACTGGTTGCGGCGGGCCAGTCCATAAGCGTTCTCTGGATACTGGATCGGCTCAATGTCGTAAAAGCCATTCAAAAAGGTGCCATCTCTGGAGGTTCCAGCAGGCCCCGAATACCCTTCTTCAAAAGTGGCCCTCTGGCCGATGTACCCGTTCCCCAGAGCGAACAGGGTCTCTGCAAGCTGGTTCCTGAGGGGATCACAGTGCGGCTCTGTGATCCCCCAGGGTGCCAGGGGAAAGGTGTGGCTGCCAACGTCGTGCATGGTTCTCCTCCCTGATTGCGAGGGAGTGCGGCGCTCCCTCGCTTCCATCCTGAACCCATCATAGACCCCCTTTTTGGACCGGGTATGGCTGTCTCAACAAGGGCCAGAACGTTGCGCAAATTTCCAAAATTGTCTATACAGATTTGAGGCACCCCGGACCTTGGATCAAAGCACAAATCCAAGGTTTTGTTGATGATTGAGCAGACCGAGAAGAGAAGAACCTGATCACAGAAACCACCACAAGCCATAAACAGAAATCCCTGTCTGATCCCGGAGAGGTTTTGATGCCTTTTGCCCTCGGCTCTGGGCTCTCGGCTCTCGGCAACTGGGCGAGGCATGCCTGACCCCTAATCTCAGCCCTTGACCCTTCACCAGACCCTTCATTTGTATTCCCCTGAGCCATCCCTTAACGTGTAAAACGCCATGAGCTTACTTTTCAATTGGGATGACCTTGCTTACATCACCACGGACCTTCCGGGCACCGGAGGGCGCATCCGTTCCGAAATTGCAGACTTTCAGGTGGATGAAGTGCCTGCCTACCCTTTCTCTGGAGAAGGTGACTTTCTATACCTGCACATCGAAAAAATCGGTCAGAACAGCAACCACGTGGTCAAAATGCTGGGCGAGCAACTTGGGGTGCGCTTTGACAAGGTGGGGGTGGCCGGACTGAAAGACCGCCATGCCATCACCACACAGTGGATCAGCCTGCCTGCCCGTTATGAAAAACAACTGGATGCTCTGGACATGCCGGGCGTGCGGATTCTGGAAACCACACGCCACAACAACAAACTCGGGATCGGGCACCTGAAAGGAAACCAATTCTCCATCCGGGTCAGGGATGCCGATGCAAGCCATGTTCCAGCGGTTCTGGAAGCCCTGAAGCCCATTGGGATTCCCAATTACTACGGTCCCCAGAGGTTCGGCCTGCAAGGCAAAAATGCCGAAATGGGGCTGGACATTGCCCGCAAGAATTTCAAAGGCAAAGCCAGCACCCCCGTCCGGCGGTTTTTGATCAGCAGTGTGCAG from Deinococcus misasensis DSM 22328 harbors:
- the truD gene encoding tRNA pseudouridine(13) synthase TruD; this encodes MSLLFNWDDLAYITTDLPGTGGRIRSEIADFQVDEVPAYPFSGEGDFLYLHIEKIGQNSNHVVKMLGEQLGVRFDKVGVAGLKDRHAITTQWISLPARYEKQLDALDMPGVRILETTRHNNKLGIGHLKGNQFSIRVRDADASHVPAVLEALKPIGIPNYYGPQRFGLQGKNAEMGLDIARKNFKGKASTPVRRFLISSVQSLLFNGFLSRRIERGIYDQLILGDMAKKHDTGGVFLVESLDESPRALRGEVSATGTLYGRKIKPLTLDAGALEQEVLAEFGVTLDDFRSRLGDRRITRLFTDIDFEPTEDGYWLRFFLPKGAFATSVLREVMKVSVDTSEEDDASEPTLDPSNPDSGVSE